A window of the Desulfobacula toluolica Tol2 genome harbors these coding sequences:
- the pstA gene encoding phosphate ABC transporter permease PstA: MANNCWDKMLKIFSWICTFLLVTAVFMVIGFLVVKGYKAVSLELIFADTRPFDALLLKRQVFGGLFPAMAGTVSLVVLSMGFALPLGLASGIFLAEYAPFRVKWFFSLLFDILAGIPSIVVGLFGFSITIFLHHFFSEQIFPCLLIASLSLSFLVLPYIIRTTQMSLESLPLQVRLTAPCLGATKLENIFLVLLPSSMSGIISGIVLAIGRCAEDTAVIMLTGAVATAGVPKSIFSSFEALPFYIYYMASEYTDHSELMQGYGAALILLIISAGLFGVSYGIKNRFATKIPNRF, encoded by the coding sequence ATGGCAAACAACTGCTGGGACAAGATGCTTAAAATTTTTTCGTGGATCTGCACCTTTTTGCTGGTCACGGCGGTTTTTATGGTCATCGGATTTCTTGTCGTAAAAGGATATAAGGCAGTCAGCCTGGAACTGATTTTTGCCGATACCCGTCCCTTTGATGCACTGCTGCTTAAACGCCAGGTGTTTGGCGGACTTTTTCCGGCAATGGCCGGAACCGTGTCTCTGGTTGTCCTATCCATGGGGTTTGCCCTTCCCCTAGGGCTTGCCTCGGGTATATTTCTGGCGGAATATGCACCGTTTCGAGTAAAATGGTTTTTCAGCCTGCTGTTTGATATTCTTGCCGGAATACCGTCCATTGTCGTGGGGCTGTTCGGGTTTTCCATCACTATATTTTTGCATCATTTTTTCAGTGAGCAGATTTTTCCCTGCCTTTTGATAGCGTCATTATCACTGTCATTCCTTGTTTTGCCCTATATCATCAGGACAACCCAGATGTCCCTTGAAAGTCTTCCTTTGCAGGTAAGGCTGACAGCACCCTGTCTTGGGGCAACCAAACTTGAAAATATTTTTCTGGTACTTTTGCCTTCATCCATGTCCGGGATTATCAGCGGGATTGTTCTTGCCATTGGACGGTGCGCGGAAGATACGGCCGTCATAATGCTCACCGGGGCCGTTGCAACGGCGGGAGTCCCAAAATCAATCTTTTCAAGCTTTGAGGCCCTGCCGTTTTATATCTATTATATGGCCTCGGAATATACCGATCATTCGGAACTTATGCAAGGCTATGGGGCCGCTTTAATCTTGTTGATCATCAGTGCCGGACTGTTTGGCGTTTCATACGGGATTAAAAATAGGTTTGCCACAAAAATACCAAATCGGTTTTAA
- a CDS encoding PstC family ABC transporter permease, translating to MRCKDTIAGFVFSGASVFSAAVTLAVLGFMIVLSLPVLKNAVFFDVLTAPWSPDHGQFGILPMIVGTLYISLLSLLISFPLSLGCSIFIELVRPDGPGRLLKKIVQLMTAIPTVVYGFVGVFLLVPIIREWFVYGSGMCILSASLMLALLIAPTMILLFSQSFARVPQSYLNAVDALGGNMVQKLWYVILPNAWRGILTGIILAFGRAMGDTLIALMISGNCVALPSSVLDSARTLTAHIALIIAADFDSIEFKILFICGITLYLMTSCGIILARSLDRKPG from the coding sequence ATGCGGTGTAAAGACACCATAGCCGGGTTTGTCTTTTCAGGGGCATCTGTTTTTAGTGCTGCGGTAACCCTTGCCGTACTGGGTTTTATGATCGTGTTGAGCCTGCCGGTGTTAAAGAACGCTGTTTTTTTTGATGTTCTTACAGCGCCCTGGTCACCGGACCACGGGCAGTTCGGTATCCTGCCCATGATTGTAGGGACCCTTTATATTTCCCTTTTAAGTTTGTTGATCAGTTTCCCGCTAAGCCTTGGATGCTCCATCTTTATTGAACTTGTAAGGCCGGACGGACCGGGCAGGCTGTTAAAGAAAATCGTTCAGCTCATGACAGCTATTCCAACAGTCGTCTATGGATTTGTGGGGGTGTTTTTGCTGGTCCCCATTATACGCGAATGGTTTGTCTACGGCTCCGGGATGTGCATTCTGTCGGCTTCCTTGATGCTGGCACTTTTGATTGCACCCACAATGATCCTGCTTTTTTCTCAAAGTTTTGCCCGGGTTCCTCAAAGTTATTTAAATGCAGTGGATGCCCTGGGTGGAAATATGGTTCAAAAATTATGGTATGTGATCCTGCCCAATGCCTGGCGCGGCATATTGACCGGGATTATACTGGCATTTGGCAGGGCCATGGGAGATACGCTCATCGCATTGATGATCAGCGGCAATTGTGTTGCTCTGCCGTCCTCTGTGCTGGATTCGGCCAGAACCCTTACCGCACACATTGCTTTGATCATTGCCGCTGATTTTGACAGTATTGAATTTAAAATTCTTTTTATCTGCGGGATCACTCTTTATTTGATGACAAGCTGCGGTATTATCCTTGCACGCAGCTTAGACCGGAAACCTGGATAA
- a CDS encoding phosphate ABC transporter ATP-binding protein, with the protein MRKKQIKIHIKDLWFYYHGRSILENINIEIEKNVITSIVGPSGQGKSSFLMTLNRLWESVDGATATGTVEIDFGNGFQDIYHKKYSLSLLRRQVGMVFQVPNPLPMTIYKNIAFPLKLMGEKDQDQISAKVQEALKRSFLWEEVKDRLCQDARTLSGGQQQRLCIARAMVLEPQVLLLDEPTSSLDETSVRVIEQLLLELKSRCTIILVSHYMDQVKRIADNKLVLSDRQFKQQ; encoded by the coding sequence ATGAGGAAAAAACAAATAAAAATACACATAAAAGATCTGTGGTTTTATTATCATGGCAGATCCATACTGGAAAATATTAATATTGAGATTGAGAAAAACGTGATAACTTCTATTGTCGGACCGTCAGGCCAGGGAAAATCAAGTTTTTTGATGACCCTTAACCGGCTTTGGGAGAGTGTTGATGGTGCCACGGCAACAGGAACCGTTGAAATTGATTTTGGGAATGGGTTTCAAGATATCTATCATAAAAAATATTCTCTTTCCCTGCTTCGCCGGCAGGTGGGGATGGTGTTCCAGGTTCCCAATCCTCTGCCCATGACCATTTATAAAAACATTGCTTTTCCCTTAAAACTTATGGGAGAAAAGGATCAGGATCAAATATCGGCAAAAGTGCAAGAGGCATTGAAACGGTCTTTTCTCTGGGAGGAGGTTAAAGACAGGCTTTGCCAGGACGCCCGGACACTTTCAGGCGGACAGCAGCAAAGGCTTTGCATTGCAAGGGCAATGGTTCTTGAACCACAGGTTTTGCTGCTTGATGAGCCAACCTCATCTCTGGATGAAACATCTGTCAGGGTGATTGAGCAATTGCTTCTGGAATTAAAAAGCAGGTGTACCATTATCCTGGTGTCACATTATATGGATCAGGTAAAACGCATTGCCGACAATAAGCTGGTTTTATCTGACCGGCAGTTCAAACAACAATAA
- a CDS encoding FKBP-type peptidyl-prolyl cis-trans isomerase N-terminal domain-containing protein, with protein sequence MKVDLDKVSYVLGQSIGGDFKRQGFEINPEIFVDSFIAAFKGEQPQMPVGEMQHIMQNFQRAMQDKKQAEQMEAGKKNIEAGEKFLKENGKKEGVKTTESGLQYKVITKGSGKKPAATDTVETHYEGKTLEGKIFDSSYKRGKTTTFPLNGVIKGWTEALQLMAEGSKYELYIPSELAYGPTGSGGMIEPYSTLIFTVELIAVK encoded by the coding sequence ATGAAAGTTGATTTAGATAAGGTTAGTTATGTTCTTGGGCAAAGTATCGGTGGTGACTTTAAAAGACAGGGCTTTGAAATAAATCCTGAGATTTTTGTGGATTCATTTATTGCGGCTTTCAAAGGAGAACAACCCCAGATGCCTGTTGGTGAAATGCAGCACATTATGCAAAATTTTCAAAGAGCCATGCAGGACAAAAAGCAGGCAGAGCAGATGGAAGCCGGGAAAAAAAACATTGAAGCCGGAGAAAAATTTCTGAAAGAAAACGGTAAAAAAGAGGGGGTTAAAACAACTGAAAGCGGGCTTCAGTATAAAGTTATCACTAAAGGAAGCGGAAAAAAACCCGCCGCCACAGATACCGTTGAAACGCATTATGAAGGTAAGACACTTGAAGGTAAAATCTTTGACAGCTCGTACAAACGCGGAAAAACAACAACTTTTCCACTGAATGGCGTCATTAAAGGCTGGACAGAAGCGCTTCAACTTATGGCTGAGGGTTCAAAATATGAGTTGTATATTCCATCTGAACTTGCTTATGGTCCAACCGGAAGTGGGGGGATGATTGAACCATATTCTACATTGATTTTCACGGTTGAACTTATTGCGGTAAAATAA
- a CDS encoding CGGC domain-containing protein, producing MEKILIVGCKKAMDDVCIGCSRCMVGFNRREGEFAAYKDQDAQLIGLLNCGDCPGATIVTRLAQISLWNKPMDEKITKVHVAPCITDHCPHKEVLINKIKAKAGVEVIEGTHPYKPDNIFA from the coding sequence ATGGAAAAAATACTTATAGTTGGGTGTAAAAAAGCAATGGACGACGTTTGTATCGGATGCAGCAGATGCATGGTGGGATTCAACAGAAGAGAAGGTGAGTTTGCCGCATACAAGGATCAGGATGCACAGCTTATCGGACTTTTAAACTGTGGGGACTGCCCCGGAGCAACCATTGTCACCCGCCTGGCCCAGATCAGTTTATGGAACAAACCCATGGATGAAAAAATAACTAAAGTTCATGTGGCACCCTGTATCACGGATCATTGTCCCCATAAAGAAGTACTCATTAATAAAATCAAAGCCAAAGCAGGGGTTGAGGTGATTGAAGGCACACATCCCTACAAGCCGGATAATATTTTTGCATAA
- a CDS encoding HAD family hydrolase — protein sequence MIDINIPGFGQQTIEHVVFDYNGTIAKDGVLIKGVKDGIKQFSDKVRFHVITADTFGFVKKQLNGIDCALTIIPEKDQAQSKLDYIQKLGTQHTLCVGNGSNDRMMLKAACIGIAVLQEEGLSCDCLLSSDLVIKHVLDMFGFLNIPQRLIATLRT from the coding sequence ATGATAGATATAAATATTCCAGGATTCGGTCAACAGACTATCGAGCATGTTGTGTTTGATTATAATGGAACCATTGCAAAAGATGGTGTTTTGATCAAAGGAGTTAAAGATGGGATAAAACAATTTTCAGACAAGGTCAGGTTTCATGTGATTACAGCCGACACCTTCGGGTTTGTAAAAAAACAATTGAACGGCATTGACTGTGCCCTGACCATTATCCCGGAAAAAGACCAGGCCCAAAGCAAGCTTGATTATATTCAAAAGCTTGGAACACAGCATACCCTTTGCGTTGGCAACGGATCAAATGACAGGATGATGCTTAAAGCGGCCTGCATCGGGATTGCCGTGTTGCAGGAGGAAGGACTGTCCTGTGATTGTTTGCTGTCATCGGACCTTGTCATTAAGCATGTTTTGGATATGTTTGGGTTTTTAAATATCCCGCAGCGTCTGATTGCAACTTTGAGAACTTAA
- a CDS encoding response regulator yields MDNTDAKKILVIDDEEYIRDSMIGFLEDFGFDVIDAENGKMGLELFEKQNPDLVLCDLRMPEMDGLEVLAKVIQINSKIPIIIISGAGNISDTMGALRLGAWDYIIKPMQDMNVLYHAVKKAFERSEFMEERRRYQKELEKARKELKDTLEALEKTKDQLSQFKKTEAPG; encoded by the coding sequence ATGGACAATACGGACGCAAAAAAAATTCTTGTTATTGACGATGAAGAATATATCCGGGACAGTATGATTGGGTTTCTCGAAGATTTCGGATTTGACGTTATTGATGCTGAAAATGGCAAAATGGGTTTGGAGCTGTTTGAAAAGCAAAACCCTGATCTTGTGCTGTGTGATCTGCGAATGCCGGAAATGGACGGGCTGGAAGTTCTTGCAAAGGTTATACAAATCAATTCAAAAATTCCGATTATTATTATTTCCGGGGCGGGCAATATTTCAGATACCATGGGAGCCTTAAGGCTGGGTGCGTGGGATTATATTATTAAACCCATGCAGGATATGAATGTATTATATCATGCTGTAAAAAAGGCATTTGAGCGGTCTGAATTTATGGAGGAAAGACGCCGGTATCAAAAAGAGCTTGAAAAAGCCAGGAAAGAATTGAAAGATACTCTGGAAGCCCTTGAGAAAACAAAGGATCAACTATCGCAATTTAAAAAAACAGAAGCGCCCGGATAA
- a CDS encoding metal ABC transporter ATP-binding protein, which translates to MKLNNDPEIILDNVSFAYKQRNILEDVNLQIKQNEFASIVGPNGGGKTTLLKLVLGLIKPDKGKISIFGKTPDQVRQRIGYMPQYAHLDMDFPANVMDVVMMGRLSKTTLWFSKKDRVEALNSIAEVGMTDFIDTEFNELSGGQKQRILIARALCSRPDIMLLDEPTANVDLKTEENLFAILQKLNSNMTILLVSHDLGFVSKYVKSVICVNRRVVIHPTTLMDGTLIKDIYHGDLRMVRHDHRCSETGHTYD; encoded by the coding sequence ATGAAACTGAATAACGACCCTGAAATCATATTGGATAATGTCTCATTTGCTTACAAACAGCGCAATATTCTGGAGGATGTGAATCTTCAGATCAAGCAAAATGAATTTGCAAGCATTGTCGGCCCCAACGGCGGCGGAAAAACCACCCTTCTAAAACTGGTACTGGGCCTTATCAAACCGGATAAAGGCAAAATAAGCATATTCGGAAAAACTCCCGACCAAGTCAGACAAAGGATCGGATATATGCCGCAATACGCCCACCTGGACATGGATTTTCCAGCCAATGTCATGGATGTGGTCATGATGGGCAGGCTTTCAAAAACGACCCTGTGGTTTTCAAAAAAAGACCGGGTTGAAGCCTTAAATTCCATTGCTGAAGTGGGTATGACTGATTTTATTGATACGGAATTCAATGAACTTTCCGGCGGCCAGAAACAGCGCATCCTCATTGCAAGGGCTCTTTGCAGCCGCCCGGATATAATGCTGCTGGATGAACCCACCGCCAATGTTGATCTAAAGACAGAAGAAAACCTGTTTGCCATTTTACAAAAACTCAATTCAAACATGACCATTCTGCTGGTATCCCATGATCTGGGATTTGTTTCAAAATATGTCAAAAGCGTGATATGCGTAAACCGCCGGGTGGTAATTCACCCCACAACACTTATGGACGGGACATTGATAAAAGACATTTACCATGGCGATCTTAGAATGGTGCGCCACGACCACAGATGCAGTGAAACAGGACACACCTATGATTGA
- a CDS encoding sensor histidine kinase, whose product MQILNPSRWYLHPVFIFACSIFALATFLVLTVSWYMEITSALEVIILKFHIDPTSIFPSKTGMTILILSALIVVVLIGILLAFIYYQKTVNLFRLQHNFIYNFTHELKTPVTSLRIYLETFIRHPMEPDDIKKYSKNMLEDINRLTENINSILNLARIESQNFGSEVTRDSLVKLVENFCKKNASLFRDMDIEIENQSGKPIVYPVNLFLFEMLLMNIISNAIKYNDSEAPKLIIRFKSFIQKVTIEFIDNGIGVDKKEAKKIFRKFYQSDQIHKNDVSGSGLGLYLVSSIASIHGWRTSVTSKGKGKGATFKITIPRASIANVREKKLWKRLKKSVSW is encoded by the coding sequence ATGCAGATTTTAAATCCCTCCAGATGGTATCTTCACCCTGTTTTTATCTTTGCCTGTTCCATTTTTGCCCTGGCCACATTCCTTGTGCTGACGGTCAGCTGGTACATGGAAATCACCTCTGCCCTTGAGGTGATTATTCTAAAGTTTCATATTGATCCAACATCAATTTTTCCTTCAAAGACCGGTATGACCATACTGATTTTAAGCGCTCTGATTGTCGTGGTATTGATCGGCATTTTACTTGCCTTTATCTATTATCAGAAGACAGTCAATCTTTTCAGGCTCCAGCATAATTTTATTTATAATTTCACACATGAATTAAAAACTCCTGTGACCTCGTTGCGGATTTATCTTGAAACCTTTATCCGCCACCCCATGGAGCCGGATGATATCAAAAAATACAGTAAAAACATGTTGGAAGATATTAATAGGCTTACGGAAAATATCAACAGTATCCTTAATCTTGCCAGGATTGAAAGTCAAAATTTTGGTTCTGAAGTTACACGGGACAGTCTTGTAAAACTGGTGGAAAATTTTTGTAAAAAAAATGCCTCTTTGTTCAGGGACATGGATATAGAAATTGAAAATCAATCCGGCAAGCCGATTGTTTATCCGGTGAATCTGTTTTTGTTTGAAATGCTCTTGATGAACATTATTTCCAATGCCATAAAATATAACGATTCAGAGGCACCAAAGCTCATTATCCGGTTTAAAAGCTTTATACAAAAAGTTACCATTGAATTTATAGACAATGGAATCGGTGTTGACAAAAAGGAAGCAAAAAAAATTTTCAGAAAGTTTTATCAATCCGATCAAATCCATAAAAACGATGTTTCAGGATCGGGGCTTGGACTTTACCTTGTTTCCAGTATTGCCAGCATCCATGGCTGGAGAACATCGGTCACAAGTAAGGGAAAAGGAAAAGGTGCAACCTTTAAAATTACAATTCCAAGGGCAAGCATTGCCAATGTCAGGGAAAAAAAATTATGGAAACGGTTGAAAAAAAGCGTATCCTGGTAA
- a CDS encoding amino acid ABC transporter permease yields the protein MLNYTFDWSVLWCQPYGAMMIKGILTTLGLSLVAWCLALILGICIAACRVYPSKTARVLALGYVLIFRNIPFLVQLFFWYFAAPLLLPRTVQAWVYDTVPDYAFLCGAVGLGMYTASRVAEQFRAGLLAIPEDQYRAAYATGLRPGQVYRYVILPYAFRIIIPAFTTEFLTCFKNSALTMTICVMEITHTAYVIDSFTWHGLETTTAASLCYLAIAQAVALGMWRVEKQLAVPGLIRRRG from the coding sequence TTGCTGAATTATACTTTTGACTGGTCTGTTCTGTGGTGCCAGCCATATGGCGCTATGATGATCAAGGGAATCTTGACCACTCTCGGACTTTCTCTGGTCGCATGGTGTCTGGCTTTGATCCTTGGCATCTGCATAGCCGCCTGCCGGGTTTATCCCAGCAAGACAGCCCGTGTCTTAGCCCTTGGCTATGTCCTGATATTCAGGAATATTCCTTTCCTGGTCCAGCTGTTTTTTTGGTACTTTGCCGCCCCTCTGCTTTTGCCCCGGACCGTCCAGGCCTGGGTCTATGACACGGTTCCGGATTATGCCTTCTTATGCGGGGCAGTGGGGCTTGGCATGTATACGGCATCAAGGGTGGCTGAGCAGTTCAGGGCCGGACTTCTGGCCATCCCCGAAGACCAATATCGGGCCGCATATGCAACGGGGTTGCGGCCGGGCCAGGTATATAGATACGTGATCCTGCCCTATGCGTTCAGGATCATCATACCGGCTTTTACGACAGAGTTTCTCACCTGTTTTAAAAACTCCGCCCTGACCATGACCATTTGTGTTATGGAAATTACCCATACGGCCTATGTCATTGATTCTTTTACCTGGCACGGCCTTGAAACCACAACAGCCGCCAGCCTCTGCTACTTGGCCATTGCTCAGGCTGTGGCTCTGGGCATGTGGCGGGTGGAAAAGCAATTGGCCGTTCCCGGCCTGATTCGGCGGAGAGGATAA
- a CDS encoding phosphate ABC transporter substrate-binding protein, whose translation MKKGYRTIKWSLILAMIVFQAGFCFAAGLDDFKSEEKQVLRISGGTAHIPVMKEAAKRIMTINPDLQITIAGGGSGAGIKQVGEGLVDIGNSGRRASDAEIEKYGLGMVKWAVDGVATVVNPKNPVKALSGKQLQDIFSGKIATWKALGGDDRPINIYTRDKSSGTRSVFWKKALNKGDISDKANFVTSNGAMKSAVTNDPYAIGYVSVGYIDKTVAPVTLDGVKPTLDTVKSGEYKVARGLYSNTKGEPSGLAEKFMEYLLSSEGRKIVVEKGFIPVN comes from the coding sequence ATGAAAAAAGGATACCGCACGATTAAATGGAGTTTGATCCTGGCAATGATTGTTTTTCAGGCAGGCTTTTGTTTTGCAGCAGGTCTTGATGATTTTAAATCAGAAGAAAAGCAGGTGTTGCGGATTTCCGGGGGAACCGCACATATTCCGGTCATGAAGGAGGCGGCCAAACGTATCATGACCATTAACCCGGATTTACAGATCACCATTGCAGGTGGTGGTTCCGGGGCCGGGATCAAACAGGTGGGAGAAGGGCTGGTTGATATAGGAAATTCCGGCAGACGGGCAAGCGATGCAGAGATTGAAAAATACGGGCTTGGCATGGTCAAATGGGCGGTTGACGGGGTTGCCACAGTGGTGAATCCCAAAAACCCGGTTAAGGCTCTTTCCGGCAAACAATTGCAGGATATTTTTTCCGGAAAAATCGCCACCTGGAAAGCTCTTGGCGGTGATGACCGACCCATCAATATCTATACACGGGACAAGTCCAGCGGCACCCGGTCGGTGTTCTGGAAAAAAGCTTTGAACAAAGGGGATATATCTGACAAGGCCAATTTTGTTACCTCAAACGGTGCCATGAAATCTGCTGTTACCAATGATCCTTATGCCATTGGGTATGTTTCTGTCGGGTATATTGATAAAACCGTTGCACCTGTAACACTGGACGGTGTGAAACCAACACTGGATACGGTTAAATCCGGGGAATACAAGGTTGCAAGAGGGCTTTACAGCAACACAAAAGGCGAACCATCAGGCCTTGCTGAAAAGTTTATGGAATATCTGTTAAGCTCGGAAGGACGCAAAATTGTTGTGGAAAAAGGATTTATTCCTGTTAACTGA
- a CDS encoding metal ABC transporter permease has product MIEIMHAVMDPDNLFLKYAFIMGGLASISFGIIGTFVTTKRIGYLAGAISHSVFGGIGLALFLQVRAGLTWFDPILGAVLAAIIAAVIVGLVSIHAKEREDTIIGTLWALGMASGILLIDKTPGYFNLSSYLFGDILLISGKDLLYVGCLDAMVLSLSILFFNQFFSVCFDSEFTSLRGINTTFFYLLLLILTALTVVLLVRIVGIVLVIALLTIPPAIASFYARRLWQMMLYSILLCAFFTWAGLGLSYSFSLSSGPAIIVLSGSVYLILLVVHNVLKKY; this is encoded by the coding sequence ATGATTGAGATAATGCATGCTGTCATGGACCCGGACAACCTGTTTTTAAAGTACGCGTTTATCATGGGCGGACTGGCCTCAATTTCTTTTGGCATCATCGGTACATTTGTCACAACCAAACGAATCGGATACCTTGCCGGAGCCATTTCCCATTCCGTGTTCGGCGGCATCGGGCTTGCACTTTTTCTGCAGGTAAGGGCAGGACTGACATGGTTTGATCCGATTTTAGGAGCTGTCCTTGCTGCGATTATTGCCGCCGTGATTGTAGGGCTTGTGAGCATTCATGCAAAAGAACGCGAAGACACAATTATCGGAACTCTATGGGCACTGGGAATGGCATCCGGAATACTGCTCATCGACAAGACCCCAGGTTATTTCAATCTCAGTTCTTACCTGTTTGGGGATATCCTGCTGATTTCAGGCAAAGACCTTTTGTATGTGGGGTGCCTGGACGCAATGGTTCTAAGCCTTTCCATTCTTTTTTTCAACCAGTTTTTCAGTGTTTGCTTTGACAGTGAGTTTACGTCTTTGAGGGGAATCAACACCACTTTTTTCTATCTTTTACTGCTGATTCTTACTGCTCTTACCGTAGTTCTCCTGGTCAGAATTGTCGGAATCGTGCTGGTTATTGCATTGCTGACCATCCCGCCTGCCATTGCCTCATTTTATGCCAGGCGACTGTGGCAGATGATGCTCTATTCCATTTTATTGTGTGCATTTTTCACATGGGCAGGCCTTGGATTGAGCTATTCATTCAGCCTTTCCAGCGGGCCTGCCATCATTGTTTTGAGCGGTTCGGTCTATCTTATTCTACTGGTTGTCCATAATGTATTAAAAAAATATTAA
- a CDS encoding response regulator transcription factor: METVEKKRILVIEDEAHIADGIRLNLSFQGFDVKIAADGIEGLDQWRSWEPDLIILDIMLPMIDGFSILKTIRREDEKIPVLILSARGDTKDKVKGLRYGVDDYLSKPFDLEEFLLRVERLIKKKTWYQEDKQDKTQEYKIFEGDQYDFGDNHIDFVSFKARCAAGEIVLTDQEIVLLKLFIANKGKPLSRDMLLTAGWGYSRGTSTRTVDNFIVRFRKYFEKNPKTPVHFISRRSVGYVFEHDK; encoded by the coding sequence ATGGAAACGGTTGAAAAAAAGCGTATCCTGGTAATAGAAGATGAAGCGCATATCGCAGACGGAATACGTTTAAACCTTTCATTCCAGGGGTTTGATGTGAAGATTGCCGCAGACGGTATTGAAGGGCTTGATCAATGGAGATCCTGGGAACCGGATTTGATTATTCTGGACATTATGCTGCCCATGATTGACGGGTTCTCTATTCTGAAAACCATTCGCCGGGAAGATGAAAAAATTCCCGTACTCATCCTTTCTGCCAGGGGTGATACAAAGGATAAAGTCAAAGGGCTTCGATACGGTGTGGATGATTATCTGTCAAAACCATTTGATCTGGAAGAATTTCTTTTAAGGGTTGAACGGTTAATCAAAAAAAAGACCTGGTATCAAGAGGATAAACAAGACAAAACCCAGGAGTATAAAATTTTTGAGGGCGATCAATACGATTTTGGTGACAATCATATTGATTTTGTCTCTTTTAAAGCCAGATGTGCTGCAGGTGAAATTGTTTTAACGGATCAGGAAATTGTTCTGTTAAAATTATTTATTGCCAATAAAGGAAAGCCGTTATCAAGAGACATGCTGTTGACTGCGGGCTGGGGATATTCAAGGGGTACTTCCACAAGAACAGTGGATAATTTTATTGTCCGGTTTAGAAAATATTTTGAAAAAAATCCCAAAACCCCGGTTCATTTTATCAGCCGCAGGTCTGTGGGGTATGTTTTTGAGCATGACAAATGA
- a CDS encoding metal ABC transporter solute-binding protein, Zn/Mn family — MKFFIKYAAIAAALLVYLMPSNIFAKSLVKVHVSILPQKYFVEQIGRDNVKVDVLVKPGKSPSTYSPSPDQIRNLASSDVYFRIGVPFENGILNKIESIANARIVDTRKGIALRTVEKHYHGKAAHTHDSVHQNVKNAIGKDPHIWMNPLMVKKQAHTIFQTLSNIDPDHRNIYKTNYDLFSLELDALDKRLKTILKPLKGQNLFVFHPSFGYFTDAYGLKQVAIETMGKAPKGKELSNIIKLAKKQKARIIFVQAQFDRNAAEKIASAIKGTVVSIDPLAYDYPSNMENIAQTIIRALKKQTNETE, encoded by the coding sequence ATGAAATTTTTTATAAAATATGCAGCAATTGCAGCAGCGCTTCTGGTATACCTTATGCCTTCAAATATTTTTGCAAAGTCCCTGGTTAAAGTTCATGTCAGCATCCTGCCTCAAAAATATTTTGTTGAACAAATCGGCAGGGACAATGTTAAGGTCGATGTTCTGGTAAAACCGGGCAAAAGTCCTTCCACCTATTCTCCCTCTCCTGACCAGATAAGAAACCTTGCATCGTCTGATGTCTATTTCAGAATCGGAGTACCCTTTGAAAACGGGATTTTGAACAAAATAGAATCAATTGCCAATGCAAGAATCGTGGATACCCGCAAAGGAATTGCTTTAAGGACTGTGGAAAAACACTATCACGGCAAAGCCGCCCACACCCATGACTCTGTTCATCAAAATGTTAAAAATGCAATCGGAAAAGACCCCCATATCTGGATGAACCCGTTAATGGTAAAGAAACAGGCCCATACCATATTTCAAACTCTTTCAAACATTGACCCTGATCACAGGAATATATATAAAACCAATTACGACCTGTTTTCTCTGGAACTTGATGCCCTTGACAAGCGGCTTAAAACAATACTCAAACCTTTAAAGGGACAAAATCTGTTTGTTTTCCATCCCAGTTTCGGGTATTTTACGGATGCTTACGGATTGAAACAGGTTGCCATTGAAACCATGGGGAAAGCACCCAAGGGAAAAGAGCTTTCCAATATTATAAAACTTGCGAAAAAACAAAAAGCACGGATAATTTTTGTCCAGGCCCAGTTTGACCGGAATGCAGCAGAAAAAATAGCATCAGCCATAAAGGGTACGGTTGTATCCATTGATCCTCTTGCCTATGATTATCCGTCCAATATGGAAAACATAGCACAAACCATTATCCGGGCATTGAAAAAACAAACAAATGAAACTGAATAA